A genomic region of uncultured Paludibaculum sp. contains the following coding sequences:
- a CDS encoding c-type cytochrome, whose translation MKTWTKIVSAVASVTAIVAGTTALYYGTYLPRSAQPRSGHVPVSAERLTRGKYLFEVVADCDGCHSERDYSRFGGPVVVSGRGKGQVIPEKGPISPLVTANITPDKETGLGQWTDGEKIRAIREGISRDGRTLFPMMPYKNFSKMSDYDVESLVAYMNTLQPVRNPMPKMKIPFPISFMMKSYPEPVSNVKAPERGRNAEYGAYLATLGHCMDCHTPPDGHKLDEGMKFAGGRVFDTPLGKVVSANITPDPETGIGRWSEDYFIQRFALQRTYVVNGAPKLQPGQFTLMPWLNLSQLDPDDLSAIYRFLQTQSTIPNKVEKHPGTVQTAGF comes from the coding sequence ATGAAGACCTGGACCAAGATCGTCTCAGCAGTGGCTTCGGTGACCGCCATAGTGGCCGGTACAACCGCGCTGTACTACGGAACATACCTCCCCCGCTCCGCCCAGCCCCGCTCCGGACATGTACCGGTGTCGGCCGAGCGTCTGACTCGCGGCAAGTATCTCTTTGAAGTGGTTGCCGATTGCGACGGCTGCCACTCCGAGCGCGACTACTCCCGCTTTGGCGGCCCTGTTGTCGTCTCTGGACGAGGGAAGGGCCAAGTCATTCCGGAGAAAGGTCCCATCAGCCCTCTCGTCACGGCGAACATTACACCCGACAAGGAGACAGGCCTGGGCCAATGGACCGACGGGGAGAAGATCCGGGCGATCCGGGAGGGCATCAGCCGCGACGGCCGGACCCTATTCCCCATGATGCCGTACAAGAACTTCAGCAAGATGAGCGACTACGACGTGGAGTCGCTGGTGGCCTATATGAACACCCTGCAGCCCGTCAGAAACCCTATGCCGAAAATGAAGATCCCATTCCCCATCAGCTTCATGATGAAGTCATATCCCGAACCCGTGTCGAACGTGAAAGCGCCTGAACGCGGCCGGAACGCGGAGTACGGCGCCTACCTGGCCACACTAGGCCACTGTATGGATTGCCATACGCCCCCGGACGGGCACAAGCTGGATGAAGGTATGAAGTTCGCAGGCGGACGGGTGTTCGACACTCCACTCGGCAAAGTAGTCAGCGCCAATATCACTCCGGATCCCGAGACCGGCATCGGCCGCTGGTCGGAAGACTACTTCATCCAGCGCTTTGCATTACAGCGGACCTACGTCGTGAATGGCGCGCCAAAGCTGCAACCGGGCCAGTTCACTCTGATGCCTTGGCTGAATCTGTCACAACTGGATCCGGACGATCTTTCGGCCATCTACCGGTTCCTCCAGACCCAATCCACCATCCCCAACAAGGTGGAGAAGCACCCCGGCACAGTGCAAACGGCGGGCTTCTGA
- a CDS encoding carboxymuconolactone decarboxylase family protein codes for MKRIEGIAPQRAGFFLRLFYRATVRITAKLTGTATLPEPVTVAALQPKLLWGTAGMEQALASSRSVPLPLKALASMAAARTIGCAYCMDIGPAVARRQGVSERQILELMDFETSTAFSGVERAAIRYSVAMCSTPAKIDDEVFAALRMHLTPAQIVELTTSIAWENYRARFNHALELEPQGFSEGAYCLLPGPVQSSIHASGV; via the coding sequence ATGAAAAGAATCGAAGGCATTGCCCCCCAACGCGCCGGATTCTTCCTGCGCCTTTTCTACCGCGCGACGGTCCGGATCACCGCAAAACTCACCGGCACGGCAACGCTCCCTGAGCCCGTCACTGTGGCGGCCCTGCAACCCAAGCTGCTTTGGGGCACCGCCGGCATGGAGCAGGCCCTTGCCTCGTCCCGTTCGGTGCCACTGCCTTTGAAAGCGCTCGCCTCCATGGCCGCCGCGCGCACCATTGGATGTGCGTACTGCATGGACATCGGCCCGGCCGTAGCCCGGCGCCAGGGCGTATCCGAGCGCCAAATCCTGGAACTGATGGACTTCGAAACCAGCACCGCGTTTAGCGGGGTGGAGAGGGCGGCCATCCGCTACAGCGTTGCCATGTGTTCCACACCGGCAAAGATCGACGACGAGGTCTTTGCGGCGCTACGCATGCACCTGACACCGGCACAGATTGTTGAGCTCACCACGTCCATCGCGTGGGAGAACTACCGGGCCCGCTTCAACCATGCGTTGGAGTTGGAGCCGCAGGGCTTCAGCGAGGGCGCCTATTGCTTGCTGCCGGGCCCGGTACAATCATCGATACATGCCTCCGGCGTCTGA
- a CDS encoding serine/threonine-protein kinase has protein sequence MTAERWSQVKSILAQALELPPSERLSFVHQSTTDTEIREEIASLLAASEDAGEFIEQPALAPPAAPAVQFPAPGDRVGIYAIIQKVGEGGMGAVYQALRDDGEFRRLVAVKILKRGMDTDHVLQRFENEKQILAHFDHPHIAKVLDAGITPDQRPFFVMEFYAAQPIDVYCQENRLSIAERLVLFQKVCGAVEYAHRNLIVHRDLKPGNILVTAEGEPRLLDFGIAKLLTDESKLTRAGVHLMTPEYASPEQIRGEPINTSTDIYSLGVMLYEILSGTHPFPSRRSGAFPMVPNDLDLPPKAPSTRVKTLAGKPREASPDLSVLPRGLVSLQRWSGLLRGDLDNIVLKALAPDPARRYQSVEQLSADLDRYQHGLPVSAAGDSFPYLLRKFARRNWLAVSSAALVVLALSIGLTVASYQTQVARRERTRAEQRESEVRQLAQTLIFDLHDAIKTLPGATPVRQELLKKATSALDSLAKGAANRIDLRLELADAYLRLGAVEGSPSESSLGNSRAALQGYMKAKELLDAIPQQSRTPQILGRLADVYDRTGEVLQNLGERAKGNEYMAQSITFREQAAAQQPTSIPAQRSLAIAYFTGSRLAVDTGQYEKAEGLAQRAVKVFQVVYDSNRQSERGRYNLALALKSLAALRSHFQDFRTAVELSKRALELDRLQVQAKPNDSSAKLDLAIDYSELAEAEARLGQNEQAVRDYEQSRTLREELLARDPRNARLKDRAAFINRQEGLLLIDLNRRPEALKLLRRALELQTELLAASKDVERRIRVAESTGALGIWYCADGQRAVGLPMLRGAVEEFQDVDHQKQLSAPDQNMRRFLEERLARYSKAQR, from the coding sequence GTGACAGCGGAGCGTTGGTCCCAGGTAAAGTCGATCCTCGCGCAGGCGTTGGAACTGCCCCCCAGCGAGAGGCTGTCGTTTGTCCATCAGTCCACGACTGACACCGAGATCCGTGAGGAGATCGCCTCGCTGCTGGCCGCCTCGGAGGACGCCGGCGAGTTCATTGAACAGCCCGCGCTGGCTCCCCCGGCCGCCCCGGCGGTACAGTTCCCTGCCCCGGGCGACCGGGTGGGCATCTACGCCATCATTCAGAAGGTGGGCGAAGGCGGGATGGGCGCCGTCTACCAGGCTCTGCGCGACGACGGCGAGTTTCGGCGCCTGGTCGCGGTGAAGATCCTGAAGCGCGGTATGGACACCGATCACGTCCTACAGCGCTTTGAGAATGAAAAGCAGATTCTGGCTCACTTCGACCATCCGCACATCGCCAAAGTGCTGGACGCCGGCATCACGCCCGATCAGCGGCCGTTCTTCGTCATGGAGTTCTACGCCGCGCAGCCCATTGACGTCTACTGCCAGGAAAACCGGCTGTCGATCGCGGAGCGCCTGGTCTTGTTCCAGAAGGTCTGCGGGGCAGTGGAGTACGCACACCGCAACCTGATCGTTCATCGCGACCTCAAGCCGGGCAACATCCTGGTGACCGCCGAGGGGGAACCCAGGCTTCTGGATTTCGGAATCGCCAAGCTGTTGACGGACGAGAGCAAACTGACGCGGGCGGGTGTCCACCTGATGACCCCGGAGTATGCGAGCCCTGAACAGATCCGCGGCGAGCCCATCAACACGTCCACCGACATCTATTCGCTGGGTGTGATGCTTTACGAAATCCTGTCCGGGACGCACCCGTTCCCTTCGCGGCGCAGCGGAGCATTCCCGATGGTGCCCAACGATCTCGACCTGCCGCCCAAAGCGCCCAGTACGCGTGTAAAGACCTTGGCCGGCAAGCCGCGCGAGGCGTCACCGGACTTATCCGTACTGCCCCGGGGCCTGGTGTCGCTCCAGCGCTGGAGCGGTCTATTGCGCGGAGACCTGGACAACATCGTGCTCAAGGCCCTGGCTCCGGATCCGGCCCGGCGCTATCAGTCGGTAGAACAGTTGTCCGCCGATCTCGATCGCTATCAGCACGGGTTGCCTGTGAGCGCGGCGGGCGATAGCTTTCCGTATCTGCTGCGCAAGTTCGCCCGGCGCAATTGGCTCGCGGTGAGTTCGGCGGCGCTCGTCGTCCTGGCACTGTCCATCGGCCTGACCGTGGCGAGCTACCAGACGCAGGTGGCACGCCGCGAACGAACCCGGGCGGAGCAGCGGGAGAGTGAAGTCAGACAATTGGCGCAGACCCTGATCTTCGACCTGCACGACGCCATCAAGACGCTGCCGGGAGCCACGCCGGTGCGTCAGGAATTGCTCAAGAAAGCCACCAGCGCACTGGATAGCCTGGCTAAAGGAGCCGCCAACCGTATTGACCTTCGCCTGGAACTGGCCGATGCCTATCTGCGGCTGGGCGCCGTGGAAGGATCGCCCAGCGAGTCGAGCCTGGGCAACAGCCGCGCCGCGCTACAGGGGTACATGAAGGCCAAGGAACTGCTGGATGCCATTCCACAGCAGAGCAGGACTCCACAGATTCTGGGGCGGTTGGCGGATGTCTACGATCGTACCGGTGAGGTGCTGCAGAACCTGGGCGAACGGGCCAAGGGTAACGAGTACATGGCGCAATCCATCACCTTCCGGGAACAGGCAGCGGCGCAGCAGCCCACCAGCATCCCCGCGCAGCGGTCGTTGGCCATCGCCTACTTCACTGGCAGCCGGCTGGCTGTCGATACGGGTCAGTATGAGAAGGCGGAGGGTCTCGCGCAGCGCGCGGTGAAGGTGTTTCAGGTGGTGTACGATTCCAATCGCCAGAGTGAACGCGGACGCTACAACCTGGCCCTGGCGCTGAAGTCGCTGGCGGCGCTACGGTCGCACTTCCAGGATTTCCGTACAGCGGTCGAGCTTTCGAAACGGGCGCTGGAACTGGATAGACTGCAGGTCCAGGCCAAGCCCAACGACTCTTCCGCAAAGCTCGATCTCGCCATCGACTACAGTGAACTGGCTGAAGCGGAAGCGAGGCTGGGCCAGAACGAACAGGCCGTGCGCGACTACGAGCAATCGCGCACCCTACGGGAAGAGTTGCTTGCGCGCGACCCGCGAAACGCCCGGCTAAAAGACCGCGCGGCCTTCATCAATCGCCAGGAGGGCCTGCTGCTGATCGATCTGAACCGGCGGCCCGAAGCTCTGAAACTGCTGCGGCGGGCATTGGAACTCCAGACGGAACTACTGGCCGCGTCGAAGGATGTGGAGCGGCGGATCCGCGTCGCCGAGTCCACGGGTGCCCTGGGCATCTGGTACTGCGCCGACGGTCAGCGGGCGGTGGGGTTACCCATGCTGCGCGGCGCCGTCGAGGAGTTTCAGGACGTCGATCATCAGAAGCAGCTATCGGCGCCCGACCAGAACATGCGCCGCTTTCTGGAGGAGCGGCTGGCGCGCTATTCCAAGGCGCAGAGATAG
- a CDS encoding RNA polymerase sigma-70 factor, producing MPPASDFEQHRPALFGLAYRMLGSATEAEDIVQEAYLRYASETAPIKSLKPYLMTIVARLCLDTMKSARVRREEYVGPWLPEPVFTSTPADRVIEAESLSFAFLVVLETLSAAERAVFLLREVFDFDYEAIASMLETSEANCRQLLKRARAHIDARRPRFPIPEQRHQQLLSSFAQACTDGDLNSISAMLVNDAKLYSDGGGKVRAALNPILGSDAISRFFVGIRQKSASDLAVQISMVNGQPALVGYSGGKLAYVAQVRLEGESISEVYIVVNPDKLNAV from the coding sequence ATGCCTCCGGCGTCTGATTTCGAACAGCACCGGCCCGCCCTCTTCGGATTGGCCTATCGTATGTTAGGTTCGGCGACCGAGGCGGAGGACATCGTGCAGGAGGCTTACCTGCGCTATGCGTCCGAAACCGCGCCCATCAAGTCGTTGAAGCCCTACCTGATGACGATAGTCGCCAGGCTGTGCCTGGACACCATGAAGTCCGCCAGGGTCCGGCGGGAAGAATACGTCGGACCCTGGCTTCCTGAGCCCGTCTTCACTTCCACGCCAGCCGACCGGGTAATCGAGGCTGAGTCGCTCTCGTTCGCCTTCCTCGTGGTTCTGGAGACGCTCTCGGCGGCTGAGCGCGCAGTCTTCCTCCTGCGTGAGGTCTTCGATTTCGACTACGAGGCTATCGCCTCGATGCTGGAGACCTCCGAGGCCAACTGCCGCCAGTTGTTGAAACGGGCCCGAGCGCACATTGACGCACGGCGCCCCCGCTTTCCCATCCCGGAACAGCGCCACCAACAGTTGCTGAGTTCCTTTGCCCAGGCGTGTACAGACGGCGATCTGAACAGCATCTCGGCGATGCTGGTGAACGATGCCAAGCTCTATAGCGACGGCGGCGGCAAGGTGCGTGCGGCCTTGAATCCGATCCTTGGCTCCGACGCCATCAGCCGGTTCTTCGTGGGCATCCGGCAGAAGTCGGCGTCCGATCTGGCCGTCCAAATCAGCATGGTGAATGGCCAACCCGCCCTGGTGGGCTACTCCGGTGGCAAGTTGGCCTATGTGGCGCAGGTGAGGCTGGAGGGCGAGTCGATCTCGGAAGTCTACATCGTGGTCAACCCGGACAAACTCAATGCGGTGTAA
- a CDS encoding PAS domain S-box protein: MVGISRANDGAITERTLEFPDPKGPCLSVLEGEHQELFVATLMEDSRRERLLHFDGSGWKPVATGGAGSGLRGWPDRDGGQWVAEVANGSFHLTTGLGEKIGRQRELSGRLLSVLYEGNGRFWVATSLGLARFAPPVWGVPSGLRGRPGRATSILETRDGSLYIMQGKELLRRAGTRWLVYPLPREYYSDEQPVGDLAELADGRVVLGNGPGLLSFDPAKAEFQPIRHPSGLRVTVLGPGRNGTVWIMTTPDYRSFRVERFDGHNYSLQYDAGSQWGETFPRAACEAADGTVYLVPVPQGIGVLKERRYTTLGKKDGYTGTIPVSVAEVGPGRLWFGDRNQIVEYSGRRWSTVRENLQTVRSILKSRDGSIWLGSGGGLSHLQNGNWIDIADEEGLPGGATYKVLEDKAGTIWATTTAGIATNDNGADLEAPRTVLDQRLNPERVPPSGDARFVFSGIDRWKVTPSNRLLYSWRLDGGRWSTAAAADAAEFHHLARGQTHRMEVRAVDRNGNVDPAPASLTFTVLLPWYMELGFMAACFVAVFALVAASALTFVRQRQLARLVERRTAALAARNNQFQSLAAAVPGVLYSFRLAPDGVFSVPYVSPKFLEMSGIPPEDLVHNAAPLFAILHPEDAPRVRASIAASATTMALWNEEFRVSRPGYPDTWIEGRSVPSHGPDGSILWHGFMADVTERKRLEETARREAEREMGLLKTLVAEAPYGLAMLDRRLRPVQVSERWLKDSGLARDQVIGHNLYELFPNVGPSWMEACRRGLAGDVVSGTDDRFTRPNGEERWFDWTVCPWGDAGEESGGVIVYTEDTTERKRAEEAARETEVRYSDLFRHMSEALIYCRMIYRDGAPCDFEYVATNESYLRLPKSTGVVGQRVSEVYPGIQESDPELFQFYGRVASTGKPDHTELHLHATGEWYSVSSYSPRPGYFVGIFQIITSRKQAEQELRRSRAMLHSVVSSALDGVVAIDDRGLVVLWNPAAERIFGYTQEEAVGQSLHSLIAPPSMHQEFSQGFELMLSSGQGQFLGRTVELTAIRKGGVEFPVELSVAPVHMSDSFHAVGVVRDISARKHAELERERLQSQFLQAQKMESVGRLAGGIAHDFNNLLTVINGYSQMTAELMPPSSPAQATIAEIARAGERAAGLVRQLLVFSRKEVARLEVVDLNSIISDMKKSVLYLVGEDVRIVTHLSEQRLPVEADRHQMGQILMNLIVNARDAMPAGGTITITTRAIQAGDAESLSAGLHDGNRSLCLSVSDTGTGMDENTRQHLFDPFFTTKPAGKGTGLGLSVVHGIVTSCGGKIKVDTALNTGTTFSIYLPLVAAVPAEVAVEPKKEMGGMETVLLTEDEPEVRHYVSAVLSHFNYNVVACQDADEALDVLKRQHVDLLLTDVVMPRMSGRDLALQAKTLNPNLRVLFMSGYPGDALEGLGELVGTHTFIQKPFSPKDLAAKVRELLAKPARVERILVTDDEPAIRELLRLILEPAGFAVTEAASIAQARAAIVADHPVLLLTDLTLPGEDGVAAVQQFRKDFPDLRVIAMSGGSGLSDLEGMGAAGPHSMIRKPIHAPTLVSEIRRVLALGSKPHGTEGGA, translated from the coding sequence GTGGTCGGCATCAGCCGCGCCAACGACGGGGCAATCACCGAGAGGACTCTTGAGTTTCCCGATCCCAAAGGTCCTTGTTTGTCCGTGCTGGAAGGCGAGCACCAGGAACTCTTCGTCGCCACCCTGATGGAGGACAGCAGACGGGAACGTCTGCTGCACTTTGACGGCTCCGGATGGAAACCGGTCGCGACCGGCGGCGCCGGAAGCGGCCTGAGAGGCTGGCCGGATCGGGATGGCGGCCAGTGGGTGGCCGAAGTCGCCAATGGGAGCTTCCATCTGACAACGGGGCTCGGAGAGAAGATAGGCCGCCAGCGTGAACTCTCGGGCAGGCTACTGTCGGTTCTATATGAGGGCAATGGCCGGTTTTGGGTGGCTACGTCTCTCGGCCTGGCACGGTTTGCCCCGCCGGTCTGGGGGGTTCCGTCGGGATTGCGGGGCCGGCCAGGGCGAGCCACGTCAATCCTCGAGACTCGAGACGGCTCCCTCTATATCATGCAAGGAAAGGAGTTACTGCGACGTGCCGGCACCCGGTGGCTCGTCTATCCACTGCCTCGGGAGTACTATTCAGACGAGCAACCGGTAGGGGACCTGGCTGAACTGGCTGACGGTCGAGTGGTGCTGGGCAATGGACCGGGGCTGCTTTCGTTCGACCCGGCGAAGGCCGAGTTCCAGCCCATCCGGCATCCTAGTGGTCTGCGAGTGACCGTGCTGGGACCGGGCCGCAATGGGACCGTTTGGATAATGACGACTCCGGACTACCGGAGTTTTCGCGTGGAACGATTCGATGGGCACAACTACTCCCTGCAGTACGATGCCGGCAGCCAATGGGGCGAAACCTTTCCACGAGCCGCCTGCGAAGCGGCCGATGGAACCGTCTATCTGGTCCCCGTGCCACAGGGCATTGGGGTACTGAAAGAGCGGCGATACACCACGCTCGGCAAGAAGGATGGGTACACCGGGACAATTCCGGTATCCGTGGCGGAGGTGGGGCCCGGACGGTTGTGGTTTGGCGACCGCAACCAGATTGTGGAGTATAGCGGCCGTCGATGGTCAACGGTAAGGGAGAACCTGCAAACAGTACGATCGATCCTGAAGTCGAGAGACGGATCGATCTGGCTGGGTTCGGGAGGCGGCCTGAGCCACCTTCAGAATGGCAACTGGATCGACATTGCCGATGAGGAGGGTCTGCCGGGTGGGGCCACCTATAAGGTTCTGGAGGACAAGGCAGGCACGATCTGGGCAACGACCACGGCGGGCATCGCTACAAACGACAATGGCGCCGACCTGGAAGCTCCGCGTACCGTGCTGGATCAGCGGCTAAACCCTGAACGGGTGCCACCCTCGGGCGATGCGCGTTTTGTGTTCTCCGGCATCGACCGTTGGAAGGTCACCCCATCCAACCGCTTGCTGTACTCATGGCGGCTGGACGGAGGACGTTGGTCGACCGCCGCCGCGGCCGATGCGGCCGAGTTCCATCACCTGGCGCGGGGACAGACCCACCGCATGGAGGTGAGGGCCGTCGACAGGAACGGCAACGTGGATCCCGCACCGGCGTCCCTTACGTTCACCGTGCTTCTGCCCTGGTATATGGAGCTCGGGTTTATGGCGGCCTGTTTCGTGGCAGTGTTCGCGTTGGTGGCCGCCAGCGCATTGACCTTCGTGCGTCAGCGGCAACTGGCCCGCCTGGTGGAGCGCAGGACTGCGGCCCTGGCGGCCAGGAACAATCAGTTCCAGAGTCTGGCGGCCGCCGTCCCCGGGGTTCTGTACTCCTTTCGACTCGCTCCCGACGGGGTTTTTTCGGTGCCCTATGTCAGTCCAAAGTTCCTGGAGATGTCGGGAATACCACCGGAGGACCTGGTTCACAACGCGGCTCCGCTGTTCGCCATTCTCCATCCGGAGGACGCACCCAGAGTCCGCGCGTCCATCGCCGCATCGGCAACCACGATGGCTCTGTGGAATGAGGAGTTCCGGGTGTCTCGACCGGGCTACCCGGATACCTGGATCGAGGGCCGCTCCGTCCCTTCGCACGGGCCGGACGGCAGCATCCTGTGGCATGGTTTCATGGCTGATGTCACCGAACGGAAGCGGCTGGAAGAGACGGCGCGGCGCGAGGCTGAACGCGAGATGGGGCTTCTGAAGACGCTGGTTGCGGAGGCACCTTACGGGCTGGCGATGCTGGACCGGAGGTTGCGGCCGGTCCAGGTTAGCGAGCGATGGCTAAAGGACTCCGGACTGGCACGCGATCAGGTAATAGGGCACAATCTCTACGAGTTATTCCCTAACGTGGGGCCAAGCTGGATGGAAGCCTGCCGCCGCGGGCTCGCTGGAGACGTGGTTTCCGGAACGGACGACCGCTTCACTCGGCCCAACGGCGAGGAGCGCTGGTTCGATTGGACAGTCTGTCCATGGGGCGATGCGGGCGAAGAATCCGGCGGCGTCATCGTCTATACAGAAGACACAACGGAGCGAAAGAGAGCCGAGGAAGCGGCACGAGAGACAGAGGTCCGGTACAGCGATCTGTTCCGGCATATGAGCGAGGCGCTCATCTATTGCCGGATGATCTACCGGGACGGAGCGCCCTGTGATTTCGAGTACGTGGCGACGAACGAAAGTTATCTGCGTCTGCCAAAATCAACCGGGGTGGTGGGCCAGCGCGTCAGCGAAGTCTATCCAGGCATCCAGGAATCAGACCCCGAGCTGTTCCAGTTCTACGGGCGGGTGGCCTCTACCGGCAAGCCAGACCACACCGAACTCCACCTCCATGCGACCGGCGAATGGTACTCGGTCTCGTCCTACAGCCCGCGGCCAGGCTATTTCGTAGGCATTTTTCAGATCATCACCTCGCGCAAGCAGGCCGAGCAGGAACTGCGACGAAGCCGGGCGATGTTGCATTCAGTGGTCAGTTCGGCCCTCGACGGTGTCGTCGCGATCGACGATCGGGGCCTGGTCGTGTTGTGGAATCCGGCGGCGGAACGAATCTTCGGCTATACCCAGGAAGAGGCGGTAGGACAATCGCTGCATTCGCTTATCGCTCCTCCGTCGATGCACCAGGAATTCTCGCAGGGCTTCGAGCTGATGTTGTCATCGGGACAGGGCCAATTCCTCGGGCGGACGGTGGAACTGACCGCGATCCGAAAGGGTGGCGTCGAGTTTCCGGTGGAGCTGAGTGTTGCGCCGGTCCACATGTCCGATTCGTTCCACGCCGTTGGAGTCGTGCGGGACATATCGGCCCGCAAGCACGCAGAACTGGAACGTGAGCGGCTGCAGAGCCAGTTTCTACAGGCCCAGAAGATGGAGTCGGTGGGCCGCCTGGCCGGCGGCATCGCCCACGATTTCAACAATCTGCTGACGGTGATCAATGGGTACTCGCAGATGACGGCGGAATTGATGCCGCCGTCGAGCCCGGCTCAAGCGACAATTGCGGAAATTGCCAGGGCGGGCGAGCGGGCGGCCGGACTGGTTCGCCAGTTGCTTGTTTTCAGCCGGAAAGAGGTAGCTCGCTTGGAAGTCGTGGATCTCAACTCGATCATCTCCGACATGAAAAAGAGCGTCCTCTACCTGGTGGGCGAAGACGTCCGGATTGTCACCCACCTCTCGGAGCAACGCCTGCCGGTGGAAGCAGACAGGCATCAGATGGGGCAGATTCTGATGAACCTGATTGTGAACGCTCGTGACGCGATGCCCGCCGGAGGCACGATCACAATTACTACCCGGGCTATACAGGCCGGCGATGCCGAGAGCCTGAGTGCCGGCCTCCATGATGGAAACAGGAGTCTGTGCCTCAGCGTCAGCGACACGGGTACGGGCATGGACGAGAATACCCGGCAACATCTGTTCGACCCGTTCTTCACCACCAAACCGGCTGGCAAGGGCACCGGTTTGGGACTCTCCGTGGTGCACGGAATCGTTACTTCATGCGGTGGGAAAATCAAAGTGGATACGGCGCTGAATACAGGCACGACGTTCAGCATTTACCTGCCCTTGGTGGCGGCCGTGCCGGCGGAGGTGGCCGTGGAGCCAAAGAAAGAGATGGGCGGCATGGAGACAGTCCTGCTGACCGAAGACGAACCAGAGGTGCGGCACTACGTCTCGGCCGTGCTTTCTCACTTCAACTACAACGTGGTAGCGTGCCAGGACGCCGACGAAGCACTCGATGTCCTGAAGCGGCAGCACGTGGACCTTCTGCTGACGGACGTCGTGATGCCGCGGATGAGCGGCCGCGACCTCGCACTGCAAGCCAAGACCTTGAATCCCAATCTCCGGGTCCTCTTCATGTCCGGCTATCCGGGTGACGCACTTGAGGGTCTGGGCGAGCTGGTCGGAACCCACACGTTCATTCAGAAGCCCTTCAGCCCCAAGGACCTGGCGGCCAAGGTCCGCGAGCTTCTGGCCAAACCAGCACGAGTCGAGCGCATTCTCGTAACCGATGATGAACCGGCCATCCGTGAACTCCTCAGGCTGATCCTGGAGCCGGCCGGCTTTGCGGTGACCGAGGCCGCCAGCATCGCTCAGGCGCGGGCAGCGATCGTGGCGGATCACCCAGTGCTGCTGCTCACGGATCTTACACTGCCGGGCGAGGACGGGGTGGCGGCTGTCCAACAGTTCCGCAAGGACTTTCCGGACTTGCGTGTAATCGCCATGTCGGGAGGCAGCGGACTGTCGGATTTGGAGGGCATGGGCGCGGCCGGACCGCACTCAATGATCCGCAAGCCGATTCACGCGCCCACGCTGGTGTCGGAAATCCGCCGCGTGCTGGCATTGGGGTCGAAACCCCATGGAACGGAAGGCGGCGCTTAG